One Campylobacteraceae bacterium genomic window, TTTTAATCCAACAAAAAGATAGTTTCATACCTTTAGCAGATTTAAAGAAGAAAGCATTAACACATGACTAGGTTTAAAATTGTAGATATTGGATATTTAAGTTATGACAGAATTGAAAATATTATGAAGATAGTGAATAATAAAAAGCAATTATTATATAAAGAAAAAGTACCTGAATCATTTTTTAACAAATCAGTTAATAAGTTTTATGAAGAGAAGGATAAGTGTAAAAATGAAAAAGCACATAATGAAGTTTCTCAAGAAAGTTCAGAAACAAGGAAAAAATATGATTGAATCTATGATTAAAAAAAGAATTGAATTACTGTTAAACAGAATAGAAGAATTAGCCAATTTAGCTGCAACAGAGGAAGTTCAATTTAGTGCATCTGTAAAAGTAAAAGATATTGTAAATAAATTTGAACTTAGCGAAGATGTTCTTGCAGAATATAGATCTATTATTTATAAAATAAGATTTTACGAAATGTTGGCTCCAAGTTTATGAGTGTAACACCTTTTATAAACTCTTTAAAGTTTGGATGTAAAATTCAAACATATTTATTGAAGAATGGAGATAAAACATATTATATTTTTTATAAAGATGAAGAGGGTAAAAGGGTTCGTACTAAAATTGGAAGAGCTAGTGAAGGAATTAATGAGAATACTTGTATCCAAAAATACAATTCAACAGTAATGAATATTAGACATGGAGAAGATTTATCAATAAAAAAATCTATTAAACTTTTAAAGTTTGATACTTTGGCAATGAAGTATTTCTGCGATAAAGAACTACATAATAAATCAAATGAATCATCAAAATTAATATATATAAAACATATCAAACCTTTCATTGGGCCACATTCAATTAACAAATTAAGTGATAGTTCATTACTTGATTTACAGAAGATTTATCATAAATATGGGTATTCAGCTGCTTCAAGTAATCGAACAATTACCCTGGTAAAAACAATATTAAATCATGCTATAAAAAGCAATATGATTACTACTCATAACTGTAAAAACGTGCCACTTATTAAATGTAATAATGCAAGAGATAGAATCCTTAGTAAATCAGAAGTACATAATTTATATGATCTATTAAAAGATGAAAAAATAGGAACACTAATGTTCGCTTACTTGTCTTTATCTACTGGTGCAAGGGCTGAATCAATACTTAGTATACAAATGAAGCACATTAACTTTGATAACAAAACTATTCTTTTATATGATTTTAAACGAGAGATTAATTACATGGGGATACTTAGTAATGATGTTCTTTATCTGCTTAACATACACTTCTCTGCATCAAAAGCAAACATATATTTGACATCAAATAAAAAGAAAAAACTCTCATATAGTGCTATGTATGTACGATTTAAAAAGATATTAAAACCATTTAATGAAGGGATATTAAAAAGAGATAGAAAAAACAAAGCAGTAATGCATACGTTTAGACATACCTTTGGAAGTCACTTAACTATGGAGGGTGAAAACTCTATTGTAGTACAGGGATTAATGAATCATGCAGATGAAAAGATGACCAAAAGATACACTCATTTACATGAAAATACTGGTGCAAAAAAAGTTAACTCAATGTACCAAAAAGGTTAATAAAAATAATGGGTACA contains:
- a CDS encoding site-specific integrase, encoding MSVTPFINSLKFGCKIQTYLLKNGDKTYYIFYKDEEGKRVRTKIGRASEGINENTCIQKYNSTVMNIRHGEDLSIKKSIKLLKFDTLAMKYFCDKELHNKSNESSKLIYIKHIKPFIGPHSINKLSDSSLLDLQKIYHKYGYSAASSNRTITLVKTILNHAIKSNMITTHNCKNVPLIKCNNARDRILSKSEVHNLYDLLKDEKIGTLMFAYLSLSTGARAESILSIQMKHINFDNKTILLYDFKREINYMGILSNDVLYLLNIHFSASKANIYLTSNKKKKLSYSAMYVRFKKILKPFNEGILKRDRKNKAVMHTFRHTFGSHLTMEGENSIVVQGLMNHADEKMTKRYTHLHENTGAKKVNSMYQKG